A region from the Aliarcobacter thereius LMG 24486 genome encodes:
- the rseP gene encoding RIP metalloprotease RseP yields MGTITFLLVLSFLVFFHELGHFLAARYFGVKVETFSIGFGKQIYAKYWAGTTWQIALIPLGGYVKMKGQDDTKPISNEIGNDSYNTKKPWQRIIILFAGPFANFLLAFLLYLFMANLGATVFSAKVGNIQENSPAFHAGIKANDEIIRINDKSIESWDDIGKIITSTQGTLQFFIKRDNQIILKTIAPHISDSKNMFNEDIKKRMIGISPKGETKILQLSFFESISFAYEKTIFASTMIFQGVQKLIAGVIPSSEIGGVITIGKVISDASESSFIALLAITALISVNLGVLNLLPIPALDGGHIMFNLYEMITRRKPSDQVFIFLTIFGWVILGSLMILGIYNDINRIFINN; encoded by the coding sequence TTGGGTACTATTACTTTTTTACTTGTTTTATCTTTTCTAGTTTTCTTTCATGAGTTGGGTCATTTTCTTGCAGCAAGATATTTTGGTGTAAAAGTTGAGACTTTTTCTATTGGATTTGGTAAACAAATATATGCTAAATATTGGGCTGGAACAACTTGGCAAATAGCATTAATTCCTCTTGGTGGATATGTTAAAATGAAAGGTCAAGATGATACAAAACCAATTTCAAATGAGATAGGAAATGACTCTTATAATACAAAAAAACCTTGGCAAAGAATTATAATTTTATTTGCTGGACCTTTTGCAAATTTTTTGTTAGCATTTTTATTATATCTTTTCATGGCAAATCTAGGTGCTACTGTATTTAGTGCAAAAGTAGGAAATATTCAAGAAAATTCACCTGCATTTCATGCTGGAATAAAAGCAAATGATGAAATTATTAGAATAAATGACAAAAGTATAGAATCTTGGGATGATATTGGAAAAATAATCACTTCAACTCAAGGAACATTGCAGTTTTTTATAAAAAGAGATAATCAAATTATATTAAAAACAATAGCTCCTCATATTTCAGATAGTAAAAATATGTTTAATGAAGATATTAAAAAAAGAATGATAGGAATTTCTCCAAAAGGTGAAACAAAAATATTACAGTTAAGCTTCTTTGAATCAATATCTTTTGCATATGAGAAAACTATTTTTGCTTCAACAATGATTTTCCAAGGTGTTCAAAAACTAATTGCTGGAGTTATTCCTTCTAGTGAAATAGGTGGAGTTATTACAATTGGAAAAGTAATAAGTGATGCTAGTGAAAGCTCTTTTATAGCTTTACTTGCAATTACAGCACTAATTTCTGTGAATCTTGGAGTATTAAACTTACTTCCAATTCCTGCTCTTGATGGTGGGCATATTATGTTTAATTTATATGAAATGATCACAAGAAGAAAACCTAGTGATCAAGTTTTTATATTCTTAACAATTTTTGGTTGGGTTATTTTAGGAAGCCTTATGATTTTGGGTATTTATAATGATATAAATAGAATTTTTATAAATAATTAA
- a CDS encoding PAS domain-containing protein, which produces MSKEIKLDNYAFLVSETNEKGQILFANDDFCEISGFTIDELIGSPHNIVRHKDMPKAAFKSLWETVKKGEIWTGYVKNATKSGDFYWVFATIFPTITSDGTKGFLSCRRKASDEEIATYTKIYKDLRAKEI; this is translated from the coding sequence ATGTCAAAAGAGATTAAATTAGATAATTATGCTTTTTTAGTAAGTGAAACTAATGAAAAAGGTCAAATTCTTTTTGCAAATGATGATTTTTGTGAAATTTCTGGTTTTACAATTGATGAACTAATTGGAAGCCCACATAATATTGTAAGACACAAAGATATGCCAAAAGCTGCTTTTAAAAGCTTATGGGAAACTGTAAAAAAAGGTGAAATTTGGACAGGTTATGTAAAGAATGCAACAAAAAGTGGAGACTTTTATTGGGTTTTTGCAACAATATTTCCAACAATTACAAGTGATGGAACAAAAGGTTTCCTATCTTGTAGAAGAAAAGCTAGTGATGAAGAAATAGCTACTTATACTAAAATATATAAGGATTTAAGAGCAAAAGAGATTTAA
- a CDS encoding enoyl-ACP reductase: MNSFMKGKTLVISGGTKGIGKECVYKFAQNGVNVAFTYNSNADVANDICSDVEKKFGVKCKAYPFNILEPEKYSELFEEIDKDFDRVDFFISNAMIYGRAVVGGYGKFMKLKPRGLNNIYTATVNAFVCGAQQAAKRMQKVGGGAIVSLSSTGNLVYIENYSGHGTNKAAVEAMVRYAATELGEFNIRVNAVSGGPIDTDALKAFTNYEEVKQKTTELSPLNRMGQPEDLAQSCYFLCTQDASWVTGHTLIVDGGTTFR; the protein is encoded by the coding sequence ATGAATAGCTTTATGAAGGGAAAAACTTTAGTTATTTCTGGAGGAACAAAAGGTATAGGAAAAGAGTGTGTATATAAATTTGCACAAAATGGTGTAAATGTAGCTTTTACTTATAATTCAAATGCTGATGTAGCAAATGATATTTGTAGTGATGTTGAAAAAAAATTTGGTGTAAAATGTAAAGCATATCCATTTAATATCTTAGAACCAGAAAAATATTCTGAACTTTTTGAAGAGATTGATAAAGATTTTGATAGAGTTGACTTCTTTATATCAAATGCTATGATTTATGGAAGAGCTGTTGTTGGTGGTTATGGTAAATTTATGAAATTAAAACCAAGAGGTTTAAATAATATTTATACTGCAACTGTAAATGCTTTCGTTTGTGGAGCACAACAAGCTGCAAAAAGAATGCAAAAAGTTGGTGGTGGTGCAATAGTATCTCTATCTTCAACAGGAAATTTAGTTTATATTGAAAACTACTCAGGTCATGGTACAAATAAAGCTGCTGTTGAAGCAATGGTTAGATACGCAGCAACAGAACTAGGTGAATTCAATATTAGAGTAAATGCAGTTTCAGGTGGTCCAATTGATACAGATGCACTTAAAGCATTTACAAACTATGAGGAAGTAAAACAAAAAACTACTGAGTTATCTCCATTAAATAGAATGGGACAACCAGAAGATTTAGCACAATCATGTTATTTCCTATGTACTCAAGATGCTTCTTGGGTTACAGGGCATACATTAATTGTTGATGGTGGAACAACTTTTAGATAA
- a CDS encoding methylated-DNA--[protein]-cysteine S-methyltransferase, translating to MNSESKIFFSSFTIHKITFQVISYDSDLIYLSPFSKDFNKSLEFFKKELNSEYVEKNDEEFIKLKEELIEYFNNKRVSFTISYKTFGTEFQKKVWNILTTIPYGKTISYKEEASMLGNEKAFRAVANANGRNRISIIIPCHRVISHNGEIGGYTGGIDIKKELLRVESINQKY from the coding sequence ATGAACTCAGAAAGTAAAATATTTTTTTCGTCTTTTACTATTCATAAGATTACTTTTCAAGTAATTTCTTATGATAGTGATTTAATATATCTATCTCCTTTTAGTAAAGATTTTAATAAAAGCTTAGAATTTTTTAAAAAAGAGTTAAATTCTGAATATGTAGAAAAGAATGATGAAGAATTTATTAAATTAAAAGAAGAACTAATCGAATATTTTAATAATAAAAGAGTCTCTTTTACAATAAGTTATAAAACATTTGGAACTGAATTTCAGAAAAAAGTTTGGAATATTTTGACTACTATTCCTTATGGAAAAACCATAAGTTATAAAGAAGAAGCCAGTATGTTAGGAAATGAAAAAGCTTTTAGAGCTGTTGCAAATGCAAATGGAAGAAATAGAATAAGCATCATAATTCCTTGTCACAGAGTGATATCTCACAATGGTGAAATAGGAGGTTATACAGGTGGAATAGATATAAAAAAAGAACTTCTAAGAGTAGAAAGTATTAATCAAAAATATTAA
- a CDS encoding transglycosylase SLT domain-containing protein — protein MKIKFLFTIFLLTFNFFAHAIDLQNLSQEQLEMLKEIKKKGKESGLSYSLMAIAIKESKLGAYMINISSKDFGVYQANITTVLNRQNIRNTSWNRNVFASKLVFDFEFATQNAIEELNFWKKVHKNDWHKVWGSYNAGYRYNSKKARTYSREIASIIRELKKINV, from the coding sequence TTGAAAATAAAATTTTTATTTACAATTTTTTTATTGACATTTAATTTTTTCGCCCATGCAATAGACCTACAAAACTTAAGTCAAGAACAACTTGAGATGTTAAAAGAGATAAAGAAAAAAGGTAAAGAGAGTGGTCTTAGCTACTCACTTATGGCCATTGCAATTAAAGAATCAAAACTTGGTGCATATATGATAAATATTTCATCAAAAGACTTTGGTGTTTATCAAGCAAATATTACAACAGTTTTAAATAGACAAAATATAAGAAATACTTCTTGGAATAGAAATGTTTTTGCTTCTAAATTAGTTTTTGATTTTGAATTTGCAACTCAAAATGCAATTGAAGAGCTAAACTTTTGGAAAAAAGTACATAAAAATGATTGGCATAAAGTTTGGGGAAGTTATAATGCGGGTTATAGATATAATTCTAAAAAAGCAAGAACTTACTCAAGAGAAATCGCTTCAATAATAAGAGAACTTAAAAAAATAAATGTCTAA
- the pgsA gene encoding CDP-diacylglycerol--glycerol-3-phosphate 3-phosphatidyltransferase: MKKSLNLPNSLALFRIALAPLLLWFLIDRANPLFENWHPSWFDYFAGLIFIIASVTDFFDGFIARAWNQMSKLGGILDPLADKMLVLSGFLGLMVLDRASAWAVFLILSREFFITGLRVVAVAENKNVASTMAGKIKTVVQMFAIGFLIMNWPYATAILWLAVVLTIYSGFEYTRDYFKA, from the coding sequence ATGAAAAAAAGTTTAAATTTACCAAACTCTTTAGCTCTATTTAGAATTGCCTTAGCACCTTTGTTGCTTTGGTTTCTAATAGATAGAGCCAATCCTCTTTTTGAAAACTGGCATCCATCTTGGTTTGACTATTTTGCTGGACTTATTTTTATCATAGCTTCTGTAACAGATTTTTTTGATGGTTTTATAGCAAGAGCTTGGAATCAAATGTCAAAACTTGGTGGAATTCTTGATCCTTTAGCTGATAAAATGCTTGTACTTTCTGGTTTCTTAGGTTTGATGGTACTTGATAGAGCAAGTGCTTGGGCTGTTTTTTTAATACTTTCAAGAGAATTTTTTATAACAGGTCTTAGAGTTGTTGCTGTTGCTGAAAATAAGAATGTAGCTTCAACTATGGCTGGAAAAATTAAAACAGTAGTTCAAATGTTTGCTATTGGATTTTTAATAATGAATTGGCCATATGCAACAGCTATTTTATGGCTTGCAGTTGTTTTAACTATTTATTCAGGATTTGAATATACTAGGGATTATTTTAAAGCTTAA
- the dapA gene encoding 4-hydroxy-tetrahydrodipicolinate synthase, translated as MENIQGSITALITPFKNGKVDLEKYESLIKRQIANGVDAVSPVGTTGESATLSHQEHKECIEVAVATCKNTNVKVLAGAGSNATSEACDIAKFAQSVGADAILSIAPYYNKPTQEGLYIHYKTIAQSIEIPFMLYNVPGRTGVDLLPQTAIKLYDDVKNIFAIKEATGSLDRATSIISQREDFMVFSGDDSVDFPMLASGAKGIVSVTSNLVPDLKSKIVNSIFEGDYKTALKIHNNLFELNQALFCESNPIPIKAAMYLAGLLDTLEFRLPLTSPSKETITKLENLLKKYEVKK; from the coding sequence ATGGAAAATATTCAAGGTTCTATTACAGCACTAATAACCCCATTTAAAAATGGAAAAGTAGATTTAGAAAAGTATGAATCATTAATAAAAAGACAAATAGCAAATGGTGTAGATGCTGTTTCTCCTGTTGGAACAACTGGTGAAAGTGCTACTTTATCTCATCAAGAGCATAAAGAGTGTATTGAAGTTGCTGTTGCAACTTGTAAAAATACAAATGTAAAAGTTCTAGCTGGAGCTGGTTCAAATGCAACAAGTGAAGCTTGTGATATTGCTAAATTTGCACAAAGCGTAGGAGCTGATGCAATTTTATCTATAGCACCTTATTATAATAAACCAACTCAAGAAGGTTTATATATTCACTATAAAACAATTGCTCAAAGTATTGAAATTCCTTTTATGCTTTATAATGTTCCAGGAAGAACTGGAGTTGATTTGTTACCACAAACAGCAATTAAACTTTATGATGATGTTAAAAATATATTTGCAATAAAAGAGGCAACAGGTTCTTTAGATAGAGCAACTTCTATTATCTCTCAAAGAGAAGATTTTATGGTATTTTCAGGAGATGATTCAGTTGATTTCCCTATGCTTGCAAGTGGAGCTAAAGGTATAGTTTCTGTTACATCAAACTTAGTTCCAGATTTAAAATCAAAAATTGTAAATAGTATTTTTGAAGGCGATTACAAAACTGCTCTAAAAATTCATAATAATCTATTTGAATTAAATCAAGCACTATTTTGCGAAAGCAATCCAATTCCAATAAAAGCAGCTATGTATTTAGCAGGTCTTTTAGATACTCTTGAATTTAGACTTCCACTTACAAGTCCAAGTAAAGAGACAATAACAAAATTAGAAAATTTATTAAAAAAGTATGAGGTAAAAAAATAA
- a CDS encoding flavodoxin, whose protein sequence is MATAIFYGSNSGNCEDIAKNISNKLGKIDTFNLAKTKVEKMNEYDKLILGASTWGNGELNDDWEDVWKDFSKLDFSQKTIAIFGLGDQESYGDEFADAIGIIYEQLKESNANIIGFTSIKGYYHDYSRAQVENDFVGLVIDEDNQSELTEDRVNQWIELIKSEIL, encoded by the coding sequence ATGGCAACAGCTATATTTTATGGAAGTAATAGCGGGAACTGTGAAGATATTGCAAAAAATATTTCAAATAAACTAGGGAAAATAGATACATTTAACCTAGCTAAAACTAAAGTAGAAAAGATGAATGAGTATGATAAACTCATTTTAGGAGCTTCAACTTGGGGAAATGGTGAATTAAATGATGACTGGGAAGATGTTTGGAAAGATTTTAGTAAATTAGATTTTTCCCAAAAAACTATTGCTATTTTTGGCTTAGGGGATCAAGAGAGCTATGGAGATGAATTTGCTGATGCAATAGGTATAATTTATGAACAATTAAAAGAATCGAATGCAAATATAATAGGATTTACCTCTATTAAAGGATATTATCATGATTACTCAAGAGCTCAAGTTGAAAATGATTTTGTTGGATTAGTGATAGATGAAGACAATCAAAGTGAGTTAACAGAAGATAGAGTTAATCAGTGGATAGAACTCATTAAATCTGAAATATTATAA
- a CDS encoding YggS family pyridoxal phosphate-dependent enzyme, with protein sequence MDKIIAIKNLNDLITKVEAARLRVSEHHIVKIIGVSKYSSSDDIKTLYESGQRAFGENRVQDLKEKSESLDELPIEWHFIGTLQKNKINNLIDLNPTLIHSLDSFELALELNKKLEVKNKKLSCLLQINSSYEDSKSGVDPKNAISIYKNILSNCPNIILKGIMTIGANSKDENEIKKSFDITKDIFDSLKEFGAQYCSMGMSQDFELAIACGSNLIRVGSNLFKN encoded by the coding sequence ATGGATAAAATTATAGCAATAAAAAATCTTAATGATTTAATAACAAAAGTAGAAGCAGCTAGATTAAGAGTTTCTGAACATCATATTGTAAAAATAATTGGTGTTTCAAAATACTCTTCAAGTGATGATATAAAAACATTATATGAAAGTGGACAAAGAGCTTTTGGAGAAAATAGAGTTCAAGATTTAAAAGAAAAAAGTGAATCTTTAGATGAATTACCAATAGAGTGGCATTTTATAGGAACTTTACAAAAAAATAAGATAAATAATCTTATTGATTTAAATCCAACTTTAATTCACTCTTTGGACTCTTTTGAACTAGCTTTAGAATTAAATAAAAAGCTTGAAGTAAAAAATAAAAAACTATCTTGTTTACTTCAAATAAATTCAAGTTATGAAGATAGTAAAAGTGGTGTAGATCCTAAAAATGCAATTAGCATTTATAAGAATATATTATCAAATTGTCCAAATATAATATTAAAAGGTATTATGACAATTGGTGCAAATAGTAAAGATGAAAATGAAATCAAAAAAAGCTTTGATATTACAAAAGATATATTTGATTCATTAAAGGAATTTGGCGCACAATATTGCTCTATGGGAATGAGTCAAGATTTTGAACTAGCAATAGCTTGTGGTTCAAATCTTATTAGAGTGGGCTCTAATTTATTTAAAAATTAA
- a CDS encoding FeoA family protein, with protein sequence MCINDLEINKEAKIVEINCDDILRNRLYSFGVIKDEKLVVTAKSIAKKTLEIKINQSIKNCS encoded by the coding sequence ATGTGTATAAATGATTTAGAAATTAATAAAGAGGCAAAAATAGTTGAAATAAATTGCGATGATATTTTAAGAAATAGACTTTACTCATTTGGAGTAATTAAAGATGAAAAGCTCGTTGTAACAGCAAAATCAATAGCTAAAAAAACACTAGAAATAAAAATCAATCAATCAATCAAAAATTGCTCTTAG
- a CDS encoding glutamate-5-semialdehyde dehydrogenase, with translation MQDFLKKAKQSSTIISTLKSSIKDHILLQMADALVENTNLLIDENKKDLEVAKNLDLSSAMIDRLLLNEKRVIDMADAIRQIASQKDPVGRVLDGWLTKDGLNIQKVSIPIGVIGIIYESRPNVTSDTAALCFKSGNVCVLKGGKEAENSNKAIANILQEVLKTNSLPKEAISLLPDSSREGVAKLIVEDKYVDLIVPRGGEALIKFITKNSTIPVVKHDKGVCHTYIDKEANTKKAFEIIINAKCQRPSACNALETLLIHKELADTFLKPIFGILKDNETKVFACNESLKYIDANLVQEEDFDKEYLENILNIKLVENIDEAITHIQKHGSGHSEAIISENYSNINYFLDKIDAACVYANASTRFTDGGEFGLGAEVGISTNKLHSRGPMGIEDLTTFKYKIYGDGHIRK, from the coding sequence GTGCAAGATTTCTTAAAAAAAGCAAAACAAAGTAGTACTATTATTTCAACTCTTAAAAGTTCAATAAAAGATCATATTCTTTTACAAATGGCTGATGCTTTAGTAGAAAATACAAATCTTTTAATAGATGAAAATAAAAAAGATTTAGAAGTAGCAAAAAACTTAGATTTAAGTTCAGCTATGATTGATAGGCTTTTATTAAATGAAAAAAGAGTAATCGATATGGCAGATGCAATTAGACAAATTGCAAGTCAAAAGGATCCTGTTGGAAGAGTTCTTGATGGTTGGCTTACAAAAGATGGTTTAAATATTCAAAAAGTATCAATTCCTATTGGAGTTATTGGGATAATTTATGAAAGTAGACCAAATGTAACAAGTGATACAGCAGCACTTTGTTTTAAAAGTGGAAATGTTTGTGTTTTAAAAGGTGGGAAAGAAGCAGAGAACTCAAATAAAGCAATAGCAAATATTCTTCAAGAAGTTTTAAAAACAAACTCTTTACCAAAAGAGGCTATATCTTTACTTCCTGATAGTAGCCGTGAAGGTGTTGCTAAGCTAATTGTTGAAGATAAATATGTAGATTTAATTGTACCAAGAGGTGGAGAAGCTCTTATTAAATTTATAACTAAAAATTCTACAATTCCTGTTGTAAAACATGATAAAGGAGTTTGTCATACATATATTGATAAAGAAGCAAATACAAAAAAAGCATTTGAAATAATTATAAATGCAAAATGCCAAAGACCTAGTGCTTGTAATGCTTTAGAAACACTTTTAATTCATAAAGAGTTAGCAGATACTTTTTTAAAACCAATTTTTGGGATTCTAAAAGATAATGAAACAAAAGTATTTGCTTGTAATGAATCTTTAAAATATATTGATGCAAACCTTGTACAAGAAGAAGATTTTGATAAAGAGTATCTAGAAAATATTTTGAATATAAAATTAGTTGAAAATATTGATGAAGCAATAACGCATATTCAAAAACATGGCTCAGGTCATTCAGAAGCAATTATTAGTGAAAACTATTCAAATATAAACTATTTCTTAGATAAAATTGATGCTGCTTGTGTATATGCAAATGCTAGTACAAGATTTACAGATGGTGGAGAGTTTGGTTTAGGTGCTGAAGTTGGGATATCTACAAATAAACTTCATTCAAGAGGTCCAATGGGAATTGAAGATTTAACAACATTTAAGTACAAAATATATGGAGATGGTCATATAAGAAAATAA
- a CDS encoding glycoside hydrolase family 17 protein, whose protein sequence is MNYFKSTLTIFSLVLIIFFWQSLEKYFSIDENITKIEEVSCLSYAPYNKNESPFLFDKGMILKEKNIKNDLILLQKYTSCIRTYSTVGQELVFKVANDLNMKIHAGIWIGKEEKQAKAEINTLKELKNLYPNTIKSIIVGNEVLLRRDASKEQLISYLKEVKNIFPEYKVTYADVWEFWLKNKELKDYVDFITIHILPYWEDEPKNIKDAIEHVKDVRLHVEDELNSSNILIGETGWPSNGRVRKEAFASRVNQAEYIRGFIQLANSYSWDYNIIEAIDQAWKRSNEGAVGGYWGVFDEDRKDKNVFNSYVSDFPNYLSLTFLNLILFFYIMYKFVSKESSLKNYIKITIFNLICSILIVFQIDQYFHTVRNFYEFLWALILIALALYSYIFIIYNKSLDNNYKTLPKITFYLFLSILFIISSKLAFNGRYENFEIFVLYILLISFIYNYSNKLDRLKLASFDKIVSLFLLFNTIFIFYNEGIKNIFSQSIFLINLSLVVFLFFASKVKLKDLIKPLLYLFSFMFIALLFKYFILYNESLGFYCQNNSKNLLCNSVGYIWYMLYFNYLGVFSLTLALLYYLFSYKFILIIALFVTLISLTLTNIFLASIAFLIIIYRFSSKYNELRK, encoded by the coding sequence ATGAATTATTTTAAAAGTACATTAACTATATTTTCTCTAGTTCTAATAATATTTTTTTGGCAAAGTTTAGAAAAATATTTTAGTATAGATGAAAACATTACTAAAATAGAAGAAGTCTCTTGTTTATCTTATGCTCCTTATAACAAGAATGAATCTCCTTTCTTATTTGATAAAGGTATGATTTTAAAAGAGAAAAATATAAAGAATGATTTAATATTATTACAAAAATATACCTCTTGCATAAGAACATATTCAACTGTTGGTCAAGAATTAGTATTTAAAGTTGCAAATGATTTAAATATGAAAATTCATGCAGGTATTTGGATAGGAAAAGAAGAGAAACAGGCAAAAGCAGAAATTAATACTTTAAAAGAACTAAAAAATCTTTATCCAAATACTATTAAATCTATAATTGTAGGAAATGAAGTTCTTTTAAGAAGAGATGCATCAAAAGAACAATTAATCTCTTATTTAAAAGAGGTAAAGAATATATTCCCAGAATACAAAGTAACATATGCTGATGTTTGGGAATTTTGGTTGAAAAATAAAGAACTAAAAGATTATGTTGATTTTATTACAATTCATATTTTGCCATATTGGGAAGATGAACCAAAAAATATTAAAGATGCCATAGAACATGTTAAAGATGTAAGATTACATGTTGAAGATGAGTTAAATAGTAGTAATATCTTAATTGGTGAAACAGGTTGGCCAAGTAATGGACGAGTAAGAAAAGAAGCCTTTGCATCAAGAGTAAATCAAGCTGAATATATCAGAGGTTTTATTCAATTAGCAAACTCTTATTCTTGGGATTATAATATTATTGAAGCCATTGACCAAGCTTGGAAAAGATCAAATGAAGGTGCTGTTGGAGGTTATTGGGGAGTTTTTGATGAAGATAGAAAAGATAAAAATGTATTTAATTCTTATGTAAGTGATTTCCCAAATTACCTAAGTTTAACTTTTTTAAATTTAATTCTATTCTTTTATATTATGTATAAATTTGTATCAAAAGAATCTTCTTTAAAAAACTATATAAAAATAACAATTTTTAATCTTATCTGCTCTATTTTAATAGTTTTTCAAATTGATCAATATTTTCATACAGTAAGAAATTTTTATGAATTTTTATGGGCATTAATACTTATTGCTTTGGCTTTATACTCTTATATTTTTATTATTTATAATAAATCTTTAGATAATAATTATAAGACATTACCTAAAATAACTTTTTACCTATTTTTATCTATTCTATTTATAATTAGTTCAAAACTAGCATTTAATGGAAGATATGAAAACTTTGAGATTTTTGTTTTATATATTTTATTAATATCATTTATCTATAACTACTCAAATAAATTAGATAGATTAAAACTTGCTTCATTTGATAAAATAGTTTCATTGTTTTTATTGTTTAATACTATTTTTATTTTTTACAATGAAGGTATAAAAAATATATTTAGTCAATCTATCTTTTTAATAAATTTAAGCCTTGTTGTTTTTCTATTTTTTGCTTCAAAAGTAAAATTAAAAGACTTAATAAAACCATTATTATATCTATTCTCTTTTATGTTTATTGCATTGTTATTTAAATATTTTATACTTTATAATGAATCTCTTGGCTTCTATTGTCAAAATAATTCAAAGAATTTATTATGTAATAGTGTAGGATATATTTGGTATATGCTATATTTTAACTATTTAGGAGTATTTTCTTTAACTCTTGCCCTACTTTACTATTTATTTTCATATAAATTTATATTAATAATTGCACTTTTTGTTACTTTAATCTCTTTAACATTAACAAATATCTTTTTAGCATCCATTGCATTTTTAATAATAATTTATAGATTTAGTTCAAAATATAATGAACTCAGAAAGTAA
- a CDS encoding Fur family transcriptional regulator — MKEILKQDEIIEDLKKIVKQKGLKYTEQREIVLSILLSADDHLTAEEIYNKIKTEYPNTNVGIATVYRALSFLEEVELIASINFGTDGKKYESNAKSHHDHLICTDCGLIVEFVDDEIEKRQEKIAKANKFKITDHSMQLYGLCEACQ; from the coding sequence ATGAAAGAAATATTAAAACAAGACGAAATTATTGAAGATTTAAAGAAAATTGTCAAACAAAAAGGACTTAAATATACTGAACAGCGAGAGATAGTTCTAAGTATTCTTTTAAGTGCTGATGATCATTTAACTGCTGAAGAGATTTATAATAAAATTAAAACAGAGTATCCTAATACAAACGTTGGTATAGCAACAGTTTATAGAGCTTTGAGCTTTCTAGAGGAAGTAGAATTAATTGCATCTATAAATTTTGGAACAGATGGTAAAAAGTATGAAAGTAATGCAAAATCGCATCATGATCACTTAATTTGTACAGACTGTGGACTTATCGTTGAATTTGTTGATGATGAAATAGAAAAGAGACAAGAGAAAATAGCAAAAGCTAATAAATTTAAAATAACAGACCATTCAATGCAATTGTATGGTCTTTGTGAAGCTTGTCAATAA
- a CDS encoding DUF2325 domain-containing protein — MSILIIGGDQISQISSMLMGLGAKNINHWDARKKSSAPKKKVPLDTDCIVMLTSFLNHNTMLKYKSEAKKRNIPFICAKRSTSCVYDEYVKIMGIKDCSQCYVNSN, encoded by the coding sequence ATGAGTATTCTTATAATTGGTGGAGACCAAATATCACAAATTAGTTCTATGTTAATGGGACTTGGAGCAAAAAATATTAATCATTGGGATGCAAGAAAGAAATCTTCTGCACCAAAAAAGAAAGTTCCTTTAGATACAGACTGTATAGTAATGCTTACATCTTTTTTAAATCATAATACTATGCTTAAGTATAAAAGTGAAGCAAAAAAAAGAAATATTCCTTTTATTTGTGCAAAGAGATCAACATCTTGTGTTTATGACGAGTATGTAAAGATTATGGGTATAAAAGATTGCTCACAATGTTATGTAAATTCTAATTAA